The Vanacampus margaritifer isolate UIUO_Vmar chromosome 16, RoL_Vmar_1.0, whole genome shotgun sequence genome includes the window caaaattattattattattattattattacgagtagtattattttcttaaataaaataaaaaaaaacctatacatacatattatatataaaatctagggatgttcgataccacttgaAATTTTGGTACCGAATACAATTCCTGGtgttggtactcgcccatccctaataaaagCGCAACTAAAATGTAGCTTTTTTGCTaacaaacttgctctaaaaactaattaaaaataactgtattcaaaagaaaagcaactataatgaaaaatccaaaactggCAGAAATAGTCAATTCTCCTCCACTTAATCTGGGTTTCCAGTTTTTGTGACATCTTTAGATCGTTAGTGTGCTACAAGACAAAATTACAACATCAAGTTTTTCTGTCTTGAACTATTAATTGCTAATATGccattttttgtcttcttctctTCATCTCCAATGTCTTGCAACCTTTCTCCGCAGAGATGACAAAAGCAGTCTCCAGCGCGATGACCCCCAGTCCGACCACGTCCATCACAGCAAGCGCTCCGACTCACCAAATTCCTACCTGGACCAGGAGTGTCGGCGTCAATTCCCCCTGGTGGAGGATGACTCCATTCTCTACTGTTACGAGTACGACCAGAACCAAGAAGTGTCGTCTGTCCGCAGGGGGAGCACGCCCACCTACAGTAAGACTTTGCTGCAATCATCATGACATGTtttgagggggcggggcttgggGGTGTGTGCTGCAATTTATTGAAGTTCCCTGTGCCTCGTGATCCCAGGCAGACTCAGGCCCATCTCCATGCCGCTGGAATACAACTGGGCGGGAGATGAGGAAGAGAACCTGGCCAAGCTGAAGAGAGAGAGCAGGCGAGGTGGGTGGGAGAATGAGAAAATAGGGGAGGGGGCTGACAGAGAGGAGCAGAGGGAGCTGATGTGAGTGGGAGGAGATCTCCTAATATCCTCGCCGCTTTTCACATCTCACAGCGGAAGGATGAGCTGGCCTGTCACAAGCGCAAACACGCCGGATATCGCATCCTTCCTCCATCCTTTCCATATGTTCGTCAGCCATCGCTTGCACGCTATCGTCCTCACTCTCAGTGTTGCTTGTTGCCGATTGGATGGGGAAAAGTGCGCGGTTGCTCCGGCAACTGTTACATACCCTCCCGAGTTATTCATGTTTCATCGGAGACAAGGTGACAAACAGAGCGGGACGAGACTGATGTGCTTTATTTTGGTCTCAAAGGCAAAATTTGTTTCTTCTGGGGATGCTACTGACATCTTTTTAACTTTGCGCTTTTCTTGAAAAGCGATAGTCTTATATTTATCTACAAGAGACGCTATTACTAGCTTTGCAGATTTCCTGCCTGGCAACAGCTTTTCTTCACAACATGGTCATAGCATTAGGGACAGTTGCATACTCTTGTAAGAattaaagtcaaccttaaacatttcttgacaataatatgttatatgtgacctcactagtctaaacatgacattttgattatgattacatttgtggaatatgagttatgaagcaaaatccagccgttttgatccatttcagggggggcggccattttgccacttgctgtggactgaagatgacatcacagttgctcagggttcagacaatcacagctcacctgttttctgaagctgagccgtgattggttgttacctgagacctaagtggccgccttctgatattgataaaaactgcagtATTTTGCTGCTCATATTCCACTACTGCAATATAAcgagaatactgtatttagactagtggggctgcatagaacatgttatagaaatatttttttggacgatacaaaaactacatttcccatcGTTCCCCGAGTCCTACCCAAAACGTTCTTCTACTATTAGTTTCTGCTACTACTTTTACATTTACCCTTTAGATGCCATTCGTCGTCTtacctgtatttgtttttgaagtTCAGCAGATGTCCACATTGCAGTTCTTTCAACCTGCAGAAAATTCACTACTGCGTTTTGCAAGCGAAGACAAAGTCCCCGGGGGAGAGTTCCTGCTGGGCCGCAGCCTGAGTCACAGTCGGCGGAAGCTGGAGAGGGGAAGCAGCCCCACTCACTACACGCTCATCCCGGCCCTCCAGATGGAAGTTTCCCTGTCTACGTCCAGCTCCGACTCGGCCTCCCTCTACCATGTTAGAGCCCCATCCACTTGTTAGGGTCATCATCAAAAGTGTAGTATGTGGCCTCACGCTTCTATTTGACTTTGCAGGTGTTTGAGCGATCCTCGCTGCTGTCAAGGTCAAAGAAGAAGAGTAAAGGTAAGCCGTGAGAGAAGAAACGTGTTTTTCTCTGCTCGctctcatgtgtttttttttttctttctgtggtACAGTCGGAAGCCCATTGGCCTCCATCAGCAAGCGACGGATCTCCTGCCGGGACTTGGGTCAGGGGGACTGTGAAGGCTGGCTGTGGAAGAAGAAGGACGccaaaagctatttttctcaaAAGTGGAAGAAGTACTGGTTCATTCTGAAAGACACGTGTCTGTACTGGTACATGAACGAGGAGGTGAATAGAAAGATTTGAAGAGTTTTAAAGGTATCAGTTCAAGTgcttgtttattaaaaaaaatatatatttttcacagGATGAGAAAGCTGAAGGCTTTGTCAACCTTCCAGAGTTTAAGATCGATCGTGCTACGGAATGCAGGAGAAAGTTGTGAGTCATGCTTTTCTTGATTTACATTtgattcccccccaaaaaaagcaaaagtggAAACTGATACTTTTGGCTTAGCTCAACTCAATGTGCACAATTTGTGACCCCTGCAGTCACACCCCACTTAAGCCCGGTACACATCTTACTCATTACATGATTTAGAGAATCATTTTGTtattaatgacatttcaatgtcaaattgcttgttttttcagtttttttttacaatcctgCCACATATTTCACTTAATTCTGTACCACGAGGAACTTCAGCCAGGTGGTGCCTTTCGTCCAAACACTCGGGTACTACGTAAAAGGAGTACATagatagtaggggtgggaaatctttgaatgtctcacgattcgattccgattttttgggggtgtgcgattcgattcagaatcgattttcaattgagaacgattttttgcttcaaaatgatttgattgactgatttttgctttaatttatagatgttcaaggaatcgtaatgatctattccagtctgactcgctaatgctaattagtgctctactcgcggcacttttaaaactcaaaacaaaaacaacttttattggaataacttgatcgtgactttttccttctactctctaatgtggctacaacttaacagtgtatcagaccgcgtggaaccacaccgcccctaagtggccaaatcgggtactaCACGAACAGCGcttccaataaaggcacacacaaacaaagggaagacagtataaaataatttaaataaaatcgattttgggacatttaaaatcgattctgaatcgtactaaatgagaatcgatttttttgggcacacccctaatagatAGTGGAAGAAGAAGGACTTAGCAGTAGAGTCTGGAGGGTTTTCAAGTAGGACTACTGATGCCATTTTACAATTGCATGTTAGCTTAGCTACAATATGCTAACAAAGTGTTGTCATTCACGTTTCCCTTTCCCAACatgaaaaatgtacagtatggtGTTGTATGCCTATTAACTAGAGTGGGAATTATTTACATTCTTGGGTGGAGTGTATTTTAGGAGCAAATTCCGAAGATCTACATTTGTGTTCTTATAAGCACTaaaatgtacaaacaaaatTTCGCCCTTCAATTTTACTCCATAAGAGAGGCAAAATATTTCATTCAGCTGTCAGTATGATGGCAAACTACACCTATGATATTAATTGGGCTATAAATATTCACTGACACGTCCCCATTTTGCACCCACTTGATGTGACAAAAGCACTTCTGCTGTTCTGTCTCAACTGCGTCTGAGATCATGTGCCAGGTTTCTCATCTCATTCATATGCTAATGTCTCCTATACAGTATACGCCTGTTCTTTTGcgctcacattttaaaatattcatttgGCTTCAATTTCAGCGCTTTTAAGGCTTGCCATTCCAAGATAAAGACTTTCTACTTTGCGGCAGAAAATGTAGACGACATGTCCCGGTGAGTTAATGAGTCTGACAGATGTAGTATTTAACTGCTTAATGGGTTTGAGTCATAACTTGGTTGTCCGCCAACACTTCTCCGTCCCACAGGTGGCTGAGTCGTCTCAGCATGGCTGTGGCAGGCTTCTGTGAGCAGGACAAAATTCACGATCAAGGCAAGTAGCGTTGATACTGGAGTCAAAAAGCAGCATTTGTTATTTCATCTACAGGAAGTGAACATTTATCTTCTCCCCTCTTTTGCACAAGATGTGTCCATTCATTAAGAAGTGAGCATGACTCACAATCttcatatttacagtatgtggcacatttcaaaatactcaaagaaaaaaatgtagttactTTATTGTTTACTTCCTTTAAACAGTAACTTACTGATTATTTGCGTAAAATGCAACCTAGttattacttgctttaaaatgtaACTAATTTAGATTACTCTAAAAGTTACATTGAGCAGATTCCAACAACCCAtcttaatataaaaatgatACCCGCTTTTGCCACTTATTAATTGGAAGTGCGTAATTAATGACATTATTAATTATTgcttattaattaataaataattattatttattattatttaaaaaaaatctagacttcactaaacaaaaacctattttttataataataaaggcAGTCTTTTTTACTTGGCTTATTTAACTGTTAATGTAGTAATTTCAAAATTTAGGatttataatgtacattgttTATAAGATTAAATTTGGGACCTCATGCGGTTCAATCTGGTGTGACTGAATACATACTGCAGAgatccttatttatttatttatttttaacgtaGTCCTATTGAAGCTATGTAGATAAAtgtgtacaataaatcttaatatatattttttagctgacacaaactcaaaatcacttTTGCATACAATTGAATGTACTTTTTGAATTGTTGTATCAGCGAAGCAGTTGAAAGGATCTGACTCATGCAGGATAGTCAACTGGAAACACTTTCTCAATTTCAAAATCCAATTAGATGCAAAGCCTTGGCTTTATGTCGCACACAAATGCTCATTTTAAGGGCAGACgacgtcatttatttttttctctcttccaaaTGGACCGGAAATCCTGTACTTCATCATGGTTCTATTTCAAGGAGCCTGTGTAGGAGCCAATCAATGGTGGTGTGTGGGTGAACTGGTCTGTCATTTGATTTCTCAAGCTCTTACGTCATGTCAAATGAAGACTCATAACGCCTGCAGAGGACATCACAGGGCATTCGCACATTTTTGAATTCTTTGCACTCTTAAGTAGACCTCAAAAATCACACCTACAACGCTGCTCATTCTGACTGCATCTCAGAGGCAAAACTGCTTCCTGTGCAAGTCTGTCATTTATTACTGCATGACTATTAGAAATCATTTTGAGGTTGTTAGtattacatttcatttcatttcatttgcatGGTTTGGTTTTCTTGTATTTGTCCATAAATAGATTACTGGAGTGAGAGTGACCATGAGGACATGGACATGACCTCCATGAACAAACAGGATAGTCCACCGCCACCCTATGACACTTATCCAAGAGCATCATCGGTAAGTTTTATATTAAAAAGATGGTGTGGCACCCAAAACactgtaaaatgtcaaaatgagtgcattcatgTGGAGTTAATTTGAAGTTCCTTTGATTAAtcaccgccccttacttggaaagccgcAACGCAGCAGATACATCCAGGTCAAAATTGAGAAATattaaatgtgtagaatttcatAAGTTacatcatgttaaagatgaaataactcttaatatgaaaaagaaaaatgcactgagctgtaatgtcttacaaatgcaattatgccatctagtggcagaaaaatgacctcaacacaaatcaatatcacattgttttttttatagtacatctttttaattttaactcaattttatgaattaatatgaattattattatgtatcaatgactaaaagatgcagccatatttctattagtttaacatttcttccactttaatgttaacaaaagtatgactttttttttacattttattgtacatttagaacagattcactattgaagtcttgcgattaattacgataaaatattttaatcgcctgacacccctgaATCGAgagaaagtaaagtaaagtaaagtaaagtgaACATTAGAAGGAGAAAACTTTTGCATCCTAACGTAACGAGAAACTTTCTCGTGAGGATGAGAAAGTAGTCCATTGCATGCTAGCACGGGAGACCCTATAACTACATTTTCTACAATGTTCTTTCAGATTCCTTTTCTTATAATGAAGAACATAAATAGttacttgttgctaggcagaattcatttAGCACAATTGCGTCATTCATCAGTAACTGTCACATCTATTTATGTATACATTGAAAGAATTTGTTAGTAAGCGAGTGAATCAAAAACAAAGTAAGTAAAGATTGtgtaaaatgtgacaaaagtgacccttttttcatatttaaaaaataaaaataattatgagtATGTTTAGCCCCGATTCTATTTTTAGCTGCTTGACCTCTAGTTGCTTCACCTTTTGCATTTAGGTGAGCCCCTTCCTGGAACCCAAACGCGGTCATTTCTCCTCATCCGACACATTCCAGTCACGTTCCTCTCATGAGGATTACCACTCGGAGCCTCAggaaggcggcggcggcagcaacAATGGCGGCATCTCCCCCGGGCAGAAGACCAGCAGCCACCGAAACTCCTGGCAAGACCAGATGGAGAGCAGCGCCAGAATGCACTTCCTGCAGGCGTATCCCGTGGAAGAGCCGCTGCTATCTGATGACAGGGAACAAATGGCCATGGAGTATCGCAGGCAGTCCACGCTGCCTGCGCAGCGTAGCCTTCTACAAGAACAATACCGAGCCTTGCCCCTGCCCGTCAGGTCCAGTTTCGATTCGGAGGCGGGGGGGAAACCTCGCAGCTTCACGCTACCCCGAGACAGCGGCCTCCACGCCATCCTGGCAGGCAGCCCCGGCGCGTCAGATGAGAGAGCGCCTCGACACTACCAGCTGGAGCGGCCCAGAGAAATAGGTTCGATACCTTAAGACAGTTTTTCCCAATTTTGGTTGAGccgaggcacaaaaaaaaaatcttatggaACACCACCAAACGAAAATAGCaccaaaaatatacaacttaaataattgtgatttttgtctcaatattactattatttataactgaacgtatggtgttccacagggttcaattctgaggCCTCTGCTGTTTCCATTTAATCTGCTGCCTTGCTCCTAAGTGTGATGGAATTTCATGGTTTACTTGATACACATTTGTCCGAGCAGTCCACTGGCTCTtaaacaacaccccccccccccctctgcttttttgttttcaacccCCCTTTCGCTCCACCTCCATCGAGATGTCACAGTGCCTTCCGGCCACGTCTGGATGCTGCAGCCAGGATGAATCCTCTCAGCCATGTTAATGTTGAACAGTGAACAGGATAAAGAAACAAGCTTGAAGGCCCTTTCTCCTTGTCCTCATTTATCTTTTGCTCTTATGTTCACTCCTTTTTGCGGGCATGGGAGGACAAACaacatggaggaccaaaaatggcaaaataaaaataaaaaatatatttataagtgaaaaatacaaacagaaataataaatataattcaaaaatttaatatagcaaattaatagaaatgaaaataaaaacaactaaaatatttattcatgaataaatacaagtaaaaatgttttttttttttaaatgagactcaaaaattaaaaaatcaaattacaaaatgtgaaaataaatacaaaaataaatatataaatagatttaaatatcaacaaataaataaaaatgctctgctgtacttttattttatttttttaatttaggtttgttgcttttattcccgtttatatatactttttgtaTGTCattttgtaatgtaattttgtaCCTTTTGAACGTTATTGTTTTacacccgtttttatttatttatttatttatttatagcttCTAAGTGTAATAGCAGTGTCTTGCCATCAGAGGGCAACAAATGTTCACATACAACATACAACCAATAATTTCTCCTTAACTGGAACTGAATATCGTCTCTAAATATCTGCTGTCTTCCTCCTTCACTATTGATACTAGGTATCAGcccatggggaaaaaaataacatattggtctatctctattCTCTGAAGGGCGTGGACGAGACTTGAGGCTGCAATCGGACTCTGTGGGGGATTTGTATCGCGCCCTGGAGCACACCAGTCTGTCCACCTCAGCTGACCACCGGTCAACCAGCCGCCTGGAGTACAAGCGCTCTTTTGTCCGCAGGGTTAACGACCCCTTGCTGAACGACAAGCTTCACCGCCTCCGCATCCTCCACAGTTCTCTCAACGTACTGACACATAACTCAGCCATACTTTCTCAATTCCGCTCGATAATGCTTAATTAACGTGCGTTTCATTTTCTTTCAGAATGTCCCCGACACAAACCGCTCGTTGGGCTTTTTAGACTAATACGTGGAAACACTCTACTCGGGGGGCCCTGCTGGAGATAAAAAGGCAACAGAGAACTTCATTTTccttcctcctttttttccacCCGTCTCCCCTTTCAAGCACTTTTACTAAGTTACTCCCTCACATGCTTTCTGTCTTTTTAATGATGAGAACATTTCTTAACAGTGGAGCACTGGTTTGAACtggttgagagagagagaaaaagaaaacgcaCTTTGTGTCCCTGTCATGGACTTGATGGAGAGCTTCTTCACTCACATGCATGGCCGTTTCCCGTCACTTTTGCTGGAGTTATGCGCAGCTGATCACATCAGATTGACTATTTTGGATGTACACTCATTTTGTTACGTGCATAATTATTTATCGATATTAAGTAAGTATGATGTTGCTACACACATCTTGGGGATATGTGCTGGAATACAAATAGTAAATCAAGTGCTGTGCCTCAGTGATTGTGAATGTACATTGTACTTTTTCCAAGAAGAATGAGAGATGGCGGTGAACATGTCACACTTGGCAATAAGGAAattgtattgtaaaatataaaaggGGGTGGTCACAATAGTTGTCTATTTTTGTATGCATGCAGTCTTTTCAGTTGTGGcacaaaaattatttattttttttttctaagtgttTTATTTGGAGAATACTGCCTCAACCTcaagatttattttgaaaagctaATTTCACTACAGAAGAGATGAGGAGTAATCGTATTTATTAAGTGTTTCATGTACAAGCATGTTTTGTAATATTGTACTAAAACACATTACCATGCCATTTAACTGCACACGTGCGCCATGTTGCCATATTGTAGCTGCAATACTTTTATTTAACGATGGAAATAAAGTATGGCGTGGGCACACAAAAGATGCGTTTTTCTCATAAAGTTGCTATTTTTAGATACTAGCCACACACGGGAGCTCAGAATAGGATGTATCAGTAGATAATGTTTTAGTCCCCtaaatcaacacatttttttttttttaccctatgatatttatttaaatgatttatcaattatttatttataattgtactttgacctaaaaaaaattggtcatcgttccccattgaaatgaatggaaagtgCCATcaattcaacatttatttttattttatttttttatatataaaaaatagcaCTCTCTAATATAGTACttcattaaaaacataaaataatgacataattgaaaagatttttatttttttaacatcactGCAACAGACACTGTCCTTCTGGTGGGCCATGTGGGAGCAGTTTAATACAGATGATGATACCATGACAGAGCCGAGgagcagaggataaagaatacatgcaCCATTATCAATTGttacatcatcattattattattatgtatccttatacaaaaatattcagTCAGGTAGGGTCTCATTGTCCTAATTTACTGGCTCCTAATTGCTTCCAAAGGGATGGAAACCTGCTaatgaacatactgtatgttatcGTCTGACTACTTATGGAGCTCGCATAAATAACTTAAAGTGGGAGGATATCTATTGGtaaaaaatatggaaaactACACTTGTAACAACTAACGTGATGTGAAcaacactattaaaaaaaaaaaaagcccaaatcaCCCACAGGTAAATTCTAATTGGAGTGATGTAAACATATATTGTGTTAAAATTCAATAatgaaaatctttttatttttattttgttaagtttaaTATTTATCTACGatataatatttatatcatTTATTATCATGTATTTATAATATCATGTAATTCTTTATTTGCAGCATAACACAAGTTTAAGGTCATTAATTTATGAAAGGCACAAATGAAGAAGACCAAAAGCAATTTTAATCACTCATTATTCAGAATCATGAACATAATTATCCACAGACATTTTCACGTTGGTAAATATGATATTTATACACTGCTTACAGTTTTCCTCATTTCTCAGATCAGAAATGAAATTTGCAAAACAATAAgtataaatagcaaaaaaaataatggttcTTCCTGATTCTCAAAATCCTTAGCACGTCTCTCAAAAGTCAATATGACCAGCGCCATCAAatctttttgtcattgtgtacgAATAGCACAGTCAAATTGCTCAGTTATTTTGTCAACATAACAGCGGTGGGATGCTCTGCTGCAATCTGCAACTCGATGATCAATTCTGTATTTGAAATTGAAAGTTACACCTTcacatttcacaaacacaaataaatgcaattgTAGAAACAAATTGTAGCACGAAAGAAACCGCAATTCATGAATATAAAGTATCTAATATAAAGTGGTtgttttgacttctttttttttttaacaaaaaaattaccgCATGTTAGAAGCAAAAGTCTACGTAGTAATTACCCTATTTGCCGTCTTTGTTGGTAGGATCTTGTATTTAACACACAACTTCATAATATGGACTCGAACAAGATAGGTTCCGAGTCCATACAGCACCGGGTTGGTGACTGGTGGGATGATTGCGAAATAAACTGACAAGAAGATCCGCGCCTCAATCGCTGTATGACTCATATTGAA containing:
- the LOC144036520 gene encoding connector enhancer of kinase suppressor of ras 2-like isoform X5, whose translation is MALVMEPVSKWSSSQVVDWMKGLDDCLQQYIKTFEREKVGGDQLLRITHQELEDLGVSRIGHQELILEAVDLLCALNYGLETENLKTLSHKLNASAKNLQNFIAGRRRSGHYDGRATRKLPNDFLTSVVDLIAAAKSLLAWLDRCSFFSRSPFASVADYGVTRNNVIQLCLELTTIVQQDSSVYETENKILHVCKTLSDVCDHIISLSSDPMVSQAAHLEVVQLANIKSTEGLGMYIKSTYDGLHVITGTTEGSPADRCKKIHAGDEVIQVNHQTVVGWQLKNLVNLLRGDPAGVTLTLKKRPQSTLTSTPALLKNMRWKPLALQPLFPQSPGSSVATPTSTLSTPSRRGSCALQDLYIPPPPEEPYTPRDDKSSLQRDDPQSDHVHHSKRSDSPNSYLDQECRRQFPLVEDDSILYCYEYDQNQEVSSVRRGSTPTYSRLRPISMPLEYNWAGDEEENLAKLKRESRRENSLLRFASEDKVPGGEFLLGRSLSHSRRKLERGSSPTHYTLIPALQMEVSLSTSSSDSASLYHVFERSSLLSRSKKKSKVGSPLASISKRRISCRDLGQGDCEGWLWKKKDAKSYFSQKWKKYWFILKDTCLYWYMNEEDEKAEGFVNLPEFKIDRATECRRKFAFKACHSKIKTFYFAAENVDDMSRWLSRLSMAVAGFCEQDKIHDQDYWSESDHEDMDMTSMNKQDSPPPPYDTYPRASSVSPFLEPKRGHFSSSDTFQSRSSHEDYHSEPQEGGGGSNNGGISPGQKTSSHRNSWQDQMESSARMHFLQAYPVEEPLLSDDREQMAMEYRRQSTLPAQRSLLQEQYRALPLPVRSSFDSEAGGKPRSFTLPRDSGLHAILAGSPGASDERAPRHYQLERPREIGRGRDLRLQSDSVGDLYRALEHTSLSTSADHRSTSRLEYKRSFVRRVNDPLLNDKLHRLRILHSSLNNVPDTNRSLGFLD
- the LOC144036520 gene encoding connector enhancer of kinase suppressor of ras 2-like isoform X6, giving the protein MALVMEPVSKWSSSQVVDWMKGLDDCLQQYIKTFEREKVGGDQLLRITHQELEDLGVSRIGHQELILEAVDLLCALNYGLETENLKTLSHKLNASAKNLQNFIAGRRRSGHYDGRATRKLPNDFLTSVVDLIAAAKSLLAWLDRSPFASVADYGVTRNNVIQLCLELTTIVQQDSSVYETENKILHVCKTLSDVCDHIISLSSDPMVSQAAHLEVVQLANIKSTEGLGMYIKSTYDGLHVITGTTEGSPADRCKKIHAGDEVIQVNHQTVVGWQLKNLVNLLRGDPAGVTLTLKKRPQSTLTSTPALLKNMRWKPLALQPLFPQSPGSSVATPTSTLSTPSRRGSCALQDLYIPPPPEEPYTPRDDKSSLQRDDPQSDHVHHSKRSDSPNSYLDQECRRQFPLVEDDSILYCYEYDQNQEVSSVRRGSTPTYSRLRPISMPLEYNWAGDEEENLAKLKRESRRENSLLRFASEDKVPGGEFLLGRSLSHSRRKLERGSSPTHYTLIPALQMEVSLSTSSSDSASLYHVFERSSLLSRSKKKSKVGSPLASISKRRISCRDLGQGDCEGWLWKKKDAKSYFSQKWKKYWFILKDTCLYWYMNEEDEKAEGFVNLPEFKIDRATECRRKFAFKACHSKIKTFYFAAENVDDMSRWLSRLSMAVAGFCEQDKIHDQDYWSESDHEDMDMTSMNKQDSPPPPYDTYPRASSVSPFLEPKRGHFSSSDTFQSRSSHEDYHSEPQEGGGGSNNGGISPGQKTSSHRNSWQDQMESSARMHFLQAYPVEEPLLSDDREQMAMEYRRQSTLPAQRSLLQEQYRALPLPVRSSFDSEAGGKPRSFTLPRDSGLHAILAGSPGASDERAPRHYQLERPREIGRGRDLRLQSDSVGDLYRALEHTSLSTSADHRSTSRLEYKRSFVRRVNDPLLNDKLHRLRILHSSLNNVPDTNRSLGFLD